Proteins encoded by one window of Kribbella flavida DSM 17836:
- a CDS encoding AMIN-like domain-containing (lipo)protein translates to MEHVEQFVRGHLLIVPWPATGFAVAAVPTGSGSLREASSRPTAPQLTHRELSNVSGYRTFRQVAWAGSFEAQTTSGLGVRARLPFSVLTLDGSGTTGRAVVDVAHRW, encoded by the coding sequence ATGGAACACGTCGAGCAGTTCGTCAGGGGTCATCTCCTCATCGTGCCGTGGCCGGCAACCGGTTTTGCGGTCGCCGCCGTCCCGACCGGCTCGGGATCGTTGCGGGAGGCAAGCTCCAGGCCGACCGCGCCGCAGCTGACCCACCGCGAGCTCAGCAACGTGTCCGGGTACCGCACCTTCCGCCAGGTCGCCTGGGCGGGCAGCTTCGAGGCCCAGACCACCAGCGGGCTGGGTGTTCGCGCCCGGCTGCCATTCAGCGTCCTCACCCTCGACGGCTCCGGCACGACCGGCCGCGCGGTGGTCGACGTCGCCCACCGCTGGTAA